From a single Lineus longissimus chromosome 16, tnLinLong1.2, whole genome shotgun sequence genomic region:
- the LOC135500856 gene encoding N-acetylneuraminate 9-O-acetyltransferase-like, with amino-acid sequence MVIIASKVRVRNEEEIPIIHEKPKPKKCDDDCYYVISLALAKLGLIMMYFFICDRTTLFMNESKYFSFVTFLVLLGIVMALGLLFTSNSRHTTLLHRDQTDEWKGWMQLIILIYHITGASKILPIYMHIRVLVAAYLFLSGYGHFSFFWNKGTYEFHRVFQVLFRLNLLTVCLCFTMNRSYQHYYFVPLISFWFLVICATMAVWPRATATPAEANSRQYMYVTVKLVILIMAVSGMFLTSAATEKIFLLPPIRTLFVLGKNSVREWMFRLQLDRYSAIYGMIFAFCCALLKKLKVLTDSEENMLFSKCISCFVTVLSVFGIFSYAILVSFCHTKEECNRIHPYITFVPILSFILLRNTFYVIRRKYSAAFAWVGKISLELFITQYHVWLSADSKGVLVLIPGQPLLNFMTTTYIFVCLSHEIHTVTGTLAKHVIRNN; translated from the exons ATGGTGATAATAGCCAGCAAAGTTCGAGTGCGAAACGAAG AAGAAATTCCGATTATCCACGAAAAACCGAAGCCAAAAAAGTGCGATGATGACTGCTATTACGTAATATCATTAGCATTGGCCAAACTTGGGCTGATTATGATGTATTTCTTTATTTGCGACAG AACGACGCTCTTCATGAACGAGAGCAAATACTTTAGTTTTGTTACCTTCCTCGTACTATTGGGTATTGTGATGGCACTTGGCCTATTATTCACAAGCAATTCACGACATACAACTTTGCTGCATCGAGACCAAACCGATGAATGGAAGGGCTGGATGCAGTTGATTATTCTCATCTACCACATCACTGGCGCGAGTAAA ATACTACCTATTTACATGCATATCCGAGTACTGGTTGCTGCATATCTTTTTCTGTCAGGATACGGCCATTTCTCATTTTTTTGGAACAAGGGAACGTACGAGTTTCACCGCGTTTTTCAG GTCTTATTCCGCCTCAACCTGTTGACGGTATGTCTGTGCTTTACGATGAACCGGTCGTATCAACACTACTACTTTGTTCCACTCATCTCGTTCTGGTTTCTTGTTATTTGTGCCACCATGGCAGTATGGCCGCGTGCGACAGCAACGCCAGCAGAAG CAAATAGCcgtcagtacatgtatgtaacagtCAAGTTGGTTATTCTCATAATGGCTGTGTCAGGCATGTTTCTAACCTCG GCCGCAACTGAGAAGATATTTCTGTTACCGCCTATTAGGACATTGTTCGTGCTTGGAAAAAACTCTGTTAGGGAGTGGATGTTCCGGTTGCAGCTGGACAGATAC AGTGCCATCTACGGCATGATATTTGCCTTCTGTTGTGCTCTGCTCAAGAAACTCAAAGTTCTTACTGACAGCGAAGAAAATATGCTGTTCTCAAAATGTATATCTTGTTTTGTGACAGTATTATCTGTCTTTGGTATATTT agtTACGCCATTCTCGTTTCATTCTGTCATACTAAAGAGGAATGCAATAGAATTCACCCCTACATAACATTCGTACCA ATACTTTCCTTTATATTATTAAGAAATACGTTTTATGTCATCCGGAGGAAATATAGTGCTGCTTTTGCCTGGGTCGGGAAGATATCACTAGAG TTATTCATAACGCAGTACCACGTCTGGCTTTCCGCTGACTCTAAGGGTGTCCTCGTTCTTATCCCCGGCCAACCATTGCTCAACTTCATGACAACAACTTACatctttgtgtgtctcagtcacGAAATTCACACAGTCACAGGGACATTGGCAAAACACGTTATCCGAAATAATTAG